The following proteins are encoded in a genomic region of Burkholderia cepacia:
- a CDS encoding sugar ABC transporter ATPase, translating to MKRFLLLLPAALLAACGSAPSSDSASSGAAPMIYVSSQRPAYAIANCLDSRLSGTEQSQHNGVTDISVGSNSYFVTLTPSGNGSVVKVVRGSGSEPAEEAMRFAIARCVI from the coding sequence ATGAAACGATTCCTGCTGCTCCTTCCCGCCGCCCTGCTCGCCGCCTGCGGCTCCGCTCCCTCGTCCGACTCGGCCTCGTCGGGCGCCGCACCGATGATCTACGTGTCGTCGCAACGTCCGGCCTACGCGATCGCGAACTGCCTCGACAGCCGCCTGTCGGGCACCGAACAATCGCAGCACAACGGCGTGACCGACATCTCCGTCGGCTCGAATTCGTACTTCGTCACGCTGACGCCGTCAGGCAACGGCTCGGTCGTCAAGGTCGTGCGCGGCTCGGGCAGCGAGCCGGCCGAAGAAGCGATGCGCTTCGCGATCGCGCGCTGCGTGATTTGA
- a CDS encoding bestrophin family protein, which yields MIVRPREHWLRMLLVWNGSVLPTILPQLVLTLAISLVAVWGGGRVLGEKVPLNPTPFTLIGLTLAIFAGFRNNASYERYREGRQLWGGVLTATRTLVSQALCYGAVDRDDASRRAFVRTVVAFVYALKHQLRGTDPAVDLRGLLDEATYARIAGSQFRPVVIVHALREAFAARADAGRLADTRLWMLDARLDDLVSMVSGCERIASTPIPFSYDVLLHRTIYAYCVLLPFGLVDSIGAATPFVTVFVAYTLIALDAIAHAIAEPFGDGPNHLALDAMTRQIERTLLELNREPLPAEVTPGRAYRLT from the coding sequence ATGATCGTTCGTCCGCGCGAGCACTGGCTGCGGATGCTGCTCGTCTGGAACGGCTCGGTGCTGCCGACCATCCTGCCGCAGCTCGTGCTGACGCTCGCGATCAGCCTCGTCGCGGTGTGGGGCGGCGGCCGCGTGCTCGGCGAGAAGGTGCCGCTGAACCCGACGCCGTTCACGCTGATCGGCCTCACGCTGGCGATCTTCGCCGGGTTTCGCAACAACGCGAGCTACGAACGCTACCGCGAGGGCCGGCAACTGTGGGGCGGCGTACTGACCGCCACGCGCACGCTGGTCTCGCAGGCGCTCTGCTACGGCGCGGTCGACCGTGACGATGCGTCGCGGCGCGCCTTCGTGCGCACGGTCGTCGCATTCGTCTATGCGCTCAAGCATCAACTGCGTGGCACCGATCCGGCCGTCGATCTGCGCGGGCTGCTCGACGAGGCCACTTATGCGCGCATCGCCGGTTCGCAGTTCCGCCCGGTCGTCATCGTGCACGCGCTGCGCGAAGCATTCGCCGCACGCGCCGATGCGGGCCGCCTCGCGGACACACGCCTGTGGATGCTCGATGCGCGCCTCGACGATCTCGTGTCGATGGTCAGCGGCTGCGAACGGATCGCATCGACGCCGATCCCGTTTTCATACGACGTGCTGCTGCACCGGACCATCTATGCGTACTGCGTGCTGCTGCCGTTCGGCCTCGTCGACTCGATCGGCGCGGCGACGCCGTTCGTCACGGTGTTCGTCGCCTATACGCTGATCGCGCTCGACGCTATCGCACATGCGATCGCCGAGCCGTTCGGTGACGGGCCGAACCATCTCGCGCTCGATGCGATGACGCGGCAGATCGAGCGCACGCTGCTCGAACTGAACCGCGAGCCGCTGCCGGCCGAAGTGACACCCGGCCGCGCGTACCGCCTCACCTGA
- a CDS encoding ABC transporter substrate-binding protein, whose protein sequence is MKHLLSRLFVSAALVALVPALPAQAATPPGIFVVATQLGEFTTLDPSGIYELVPSEYVANTYERLVRVDLKDPTRFDGQIAQSWTVGADGTTYTFKLRPGLTFHSGNPVTADDVAWSLQRTILLDKGPAGVLADLGLTKANVMQKVRVVDPQTVVLETDRKYAPSFVLNVLSACPASVFDKKLLLSHQQGNDFGSGWLRTNDAGSGPYQLVKWTPNETIVLQRFEKYRAPYPMKRVVLRHVPEASAQRLLLENGDADAARNLSPDSLAALTKAGKIKVASWPVSALLYLSLNTKNPNLAKPEVQQAMKWLVDYDGIQRNIVSTTYKVHQTFLPEGFLGASNARPYKQDVAKAKALLAKAGLPNGFDVTMDMPNDYPYLEIAQALQANFAQGGIRVKLIPGDAKQAIGKYRARQHDIFIGEWSPDYMDPNSNARGFAWNPDNSDQSPTKMLAWRNSWDIPQLTKDTEAALVEPSPAKRAQRYEALQKAVLANSPFIIMFEKVVQVATRPGATGPEIGPINDLVSYRTLAK, encoded by the coding sequence ATGAAGCACCTGCTGTCCCGGCTGTTCGTCAGCGCCGCGCTCGTCGCGCTTGTTCCGGCGCTGCCGGCACAGGCTGCCACGCCGCCCGGCATCTTCGTCGTCGCCACGCAACTCGGCGAATTCACGACCCTCGACCCGAGCGGGATCTACGAGCTGGTGCCGTCCGAGTACGTGGCGAACACCTACGAACGGCTGGTGCGCGTCGACCTGAAGGACCCGACGCGCTTCGACGGGCAGATCGCGCAATCGTGGACGGTCGGCGCCGACGGCACGACCTACACGTTCAAGCTGCGCCCCGGCCTCACGTTCCATTCCGGCAACCCCGTGACCGCCGACGACGTCGCGTGGTCGCTGCAGCGCACCATCCTGCTCGACAAGGGGCCGGCCGGCGTGCTCGCCGATCTCGGCCTCACGAAGGCAAACGTGATGCAGAAGGTACGCGTGGTCGATCCACAAACTGTCGTGCTCGAAACCGACCGCAAGTACGCGCCGAGCTTCGTGCTCAACGTGCTGAGTGCGTGCCCTGCATCGGTGTTCGACAAGAAGCTGCTGCTGTCGCACCAGCAGGGCAACGATTTCGGCAGCGGCTGGCTGCGGACCAACGACGCGGGCTCGGGCCCGTACCAGCTCGTCAAGTGGACGCCGAACGAGACGATCGTGCTGCAGCGCTTCGAGAAATACCGCGCACCCTACCCGATGAAGCGCGTCGTGCTGCGCCACGTGCCCGAAGCGTCCGCGCAGCGGCTGCTGTTGGAGAACGGTGACGCCGACGCCGCGCGCAACCTGAGCCCCGACAGCCTCGCCGCGCTGACGAAGGCCGGCAAGATCAAGGTTGCGTCGTGGCCGGTATCGGCACTGCTGTACCTGAGCCTGAACACGAAGAACCCGAACCTCGCGAAGCCTGAAGTACAGCAGGCAATGAAATGGCTGGTCGACTACGACGGCATCCAGCGCAACATCGTCAGCACGACCTACAAGGTGCATCAGACCTTCCTGCCCGAAGGCTTCCTCGGCGCGTCGAACGCGCGGCCGTACAAGCAGGACGTCGCGAAGGCGAAGGCGCTGCTCGCGAAGGCCGGTTTGCCGAACGGCTTCGACGTGACGATGGACATGCCGAACGACTATCCGTACCTCGAGATCGCGCAGGCGCTGCAGGCGAACTTCGCGCAGGGCGGCATCCGCGTGAAGCTGATCCCCGGCGATGCGAAGCAGGCGATCGGCAAGTACCGCGCGCGCCAGCACGACATCTTTATCGGCGAATGGTCGCCCGACTACATGGACCCGAACAGCAACGCACGCGGCTTCGCGTGGAATCCGGACAACTCGGACCAATCGCCGACCAAGATGCTCGCGTGGCGCAACAGCTGGGACATTCCGCAACTGACGAAGGACACCGAGGCGGCGCTCGTCGAGCCGTCGCCCGCGAAGCGCGCGCAGCGTTACGAAGCGCTGCAGAAGGCCGTGCTCGCGAACTCGCCGTTCATCATCATGTTCGAGAAGGTCGTGCAGGTCGCGACGCGCCCCGGCGCGACCGGGCCGGAGATCGGGCCGATCAACGACCTCGTGTCATACCGCACGCTTGCGAAATAA
- a CDS encoding class I SAM-dependent methyltransferase, translating into MRTLQQLRLEFLQYKIEPIGWIGDSPSRFDFYTQTAAGCDTILELGVFTGLTTTAFLLAQPKRLVSVDISDEYFHIRPELEHAAKDLSIDFEFRIADDLAMEPLAADLLFIDTTHTYEQTLAKLNRFGPLARKKIVLHDMTTAGVYQAVFQWLWDNKQFHITYHDSRGCGAVVCERHVGY; encoded by the coding sequence ATGCGTACGCTACAGCAACTGCGATTGGAGTTCCTGCAGTACAAGATCGAGCCGATCGGCTGGATTGGCGACAGCCCTTCCCGCTTCGACTTCTATACGCAAACGGCCGCCGGATGCGACACCATCCTGGAGCTCGGCGTGTTTACCGGGCTGACCACGACGGCCTTCCTGCTCGCGCAGCCGAAGCGCCTCGTGTCGGTCGACATCTCCGACGAGTATTTCCACATCCGGCCCGAACTGGAGCATGCGGCGAAGGACCTGTCGATCGACTTCGAATTCAGGATCGCCGACGATCTCGCGATGGAGCCGCTCGCCGCCGACCTGCTGTTCATCGATACCACGCATACGTACGAACAGACGCTCGCCAAACTGAACCGGTTCGGCCCGCTGGCGCGCAAGAAGATCGTGCTGCACGACATGACCACGGCCGGCGTATACCAGGCCGTGTTCCAGTGGCTGTGGGACAACAAGCAGTTTCATATTACGTATCACGACAGCCGCGGTTGCGGCGCGGTCGTCTGCGAGCGCCATGTCGGCTACTGA
- a CDS encoding FUSC family protein → MKFAFPSVPPLAAVRAALRDARPTLPPGALAFALRNTAASLLALYIAFRMNLDDPKWAASTVWIVAQSSRGMGLSKSQYRILGTAIGAAVALALTGAFAQTPELFLPALAAWIGLCAGVATFQRNFRAYAAVLAGYTAAIIAMDAVSAPLHAFDIAVARFLYVVVGILCGALFETVFSPGTPLSDVRTRLARYLDRAVAVGAGALRREPNGTAVHRLFADALELDTAAEYAAAGAPPVRNAIGHLRAAALGVLTAQAAGQAIREHAARAGDATDPLVDEVARVLEHVAVSGDARHEIAVLRARVDDALHAEAAAQRSPDTSRLLTLDRLAALLAGFDRAFASQALLDRPEPPPSRVRYAFHHDPVLAWHNGIRAFIAVLAASAIWIVTAWPSGAGFVAITAVVGALFSTRPNSVRAAVGFLKGTACAAVAGVVCNFILLPAVSGFEMLAYILGVFLVANGIAMRHPRTAAMGSAFAIFFWNFTSPDNTARIGDAAFLNSALATMLGIAFGALIFALVFPGDPGTSRQRLHRAVRRDLAGIARDPRAWSESVWLSRTADRLARELGFAGSLPQTLIERDMSDLLAIWGIGDSLLLLAGLASREPAARRAVAVVRGRVARAEFAQLERTCDAAARVLRRRAAVLDGDDANALLRGVVLLRRIADAAAEHGRFLRGRGD, encoded by the coding sequence ATGAAATTCGCCTTCCCCAGCGTGCCGCCGCTCGCGGCCGTCCGGGCCGCGCTGCGCGATGCGCGCCCGACGTTGCCGCCCGGCGCGCTCGCGTTCGCGCTGCGCAATACGGCCGCGTCGTTGCTCGCGCTCTATATTGCGTTCCGGATGAATCTCGACGATCCGAAATGGGCCGCGTCGACCGTGTGGATCGTCGCGCAAAGCAGCCGCGGGATGGGGCTGTCGAAGAGCCAGTACCGGATTCTCGGCACCGCGATCGGCGCGGCCGTCGCGCTCGCACTGACCGGCGCGTTCGCGCAAACGCCCGAGCTGTTCCTGCCGGCGCTCGCCGCGTGGATCGGGCTGTGCGCGGGCGTCGCGACGTTCCAGCGGAATTTCCGCGCGTATGCGGCGGTGCTTGCCGGCTATACGGCCGCGATCATTGCGATGGATGCGGTATCGGCGCCGCTGCACGCGTTCGACATCGCGGTCGCGCGGTTCCTGTACGTGGTGGTCGGCATTCTGTGCGGCGCGCTGTTCGAAACCGTCTTCTCGCCGGGCACGCCGCTGAGCGATGTCCGGACGCGGCTCGCGCGCTATCTCGACCGTGCGGTGGCGGTCGGCGCGGGCGCGCTGCGCCGCGAGCCGAACGGGACGGCCGTGCACCGCCTGTTTGCGGATGCGCTCGAACTCGACACGGCGGCCGAATATGCGGCGGCAGGCGCACCGCCGGTGCGCAACGCGATCGGCCATCTCCGTGCGGCGGCGCTGGGCGTGCTCACCGCGCAGGCCGCCGGGCAGGCGATCCGCGAGCATGCGGCGCGCGCCGGCGATGCGACGGATCCGCTGGTCGACGAGGTCGCGCGTGTGCTCGAGCATGTCGCCGTGTCGGGCGATGCGCGGCACGAGATCGCGGTGCTGCGTGCGCGTGTGGACGACGCGCTGCACGCGGAGGCAGCCGCGCAGCGCAGCCCGGACACGTCGCGCCTGCTCACGCTCGACCGGCTGGCGGCGCTGCTCGCCGGGTTCGACCGTGCGTTCGCGAGCCAGGCGCTGCTCGACCGGCCGGAGCCGCCGCCTTCGCGCGTGCGCTACGCGTTCCACCACGATCCGGTGCTCGCGTGGCACAACGGTATCCGCGCGTTCATCGCGGTGCTGGCCGCGTCGGCGATCTGGATCGTCACCGCGTGGCCGTCGGGCGCCGGCTTCGTCGCGATCACCGCCGTGGTCGGCGCGCTGTTCTCGACGCGGCCGAACTCGGTGCGCGCGGCCGTCGGCTTCCTGAAAGGCACGGCATGCGCGGCGGTCGCGGGCGTCGTCTGCAACTTCATCCTGCTGCCCGCGGTGTCGGGCTTCGAGATGCTCGCGTACATCCTCGGCGTGTTCCTGGTCGCCAACGGCATCGCGATGCGTCATCCGCGCACGGCCGCGATGGGCAGCGCCTTTGCGATCTTCTTCTGGAATTTCACGTCGCCGGACAATACCGCGCGCATCGGCGACGCCGCGTTCCTGAACAGCGCGCTCGCCACGATGCTCGGCATCGCGTTCGGCGCGCTGATCTTCGCGCTGGTGTTTCCCGGCGATCCCGGCACGAGCCGGCAGCGGTTGCATCGTGCGGTGCGCCGCGACCTGGCCGGCATCGCACGCGACCCGCGCGCGTGGTCGGAGAGCGTGTGGCTGAGCCGGACGGCCGACCGTCTCGCGCGCGAACTCGGCTTTGCAGGCAGCCTGCCGCAGACGCTGATCGAGCGCGACATGAGCGACCTGCTCGCGATCTGGGGAATCGGCGACAGCCTGCTGTTACTCGCCGGACTGGCATCGCGCGAGCCGGCCGCACGCCGTGCGGTAGCCGTGGTGCGCGGGCGAGTCGCGCGGGCGGAATTCGCGCAGCTCGAGCGGACCTGCGACGCGGCGGCGCGCGTGCTGCGGCGGCGCGCGGCCGTTCTCGACGGCGACGACGCGAACGCGTTGCTGCGCGGCGTCGTGCTGTTGCGGCGGATCGCCGACGCAGCCGCCGAACATGGCCGCTTCCTGCGCGGCCGCGGCGACTGA
- a CDS encoding DHA2 family efflux MFS transporter permease subunit: MSSPSPQAPLSGGKLAIGTIAVSLAMFMNVLDSSIANVAIPTISGDLGVSVDEGTWVITIFAAANAVSIPLTGWLTQRFGQVRLFVTSILLFVFASWLCGIAPNLPTLLAARILQGAVAGPLAPLSQALLLGAWPRQKSSSALALWSMTALVGPIAGPSLGGWITYDYNWSWIFYINIPVGFFAAAVTWIVFRDRESATRRLPIDTVGLLLLVLWVASLQIMLDKGKDLDWFNSPVVVALGIVALIGFAFFLVWELHEANPIVDLRLFTQRNFAGGTIAISVAYGMFFGTLVLLPQWMQGYLGYRAVDSGLATAPLGLFAVLLTPVMGRLLPRTDPRFIATLAFVGFAVVFMMRTTFYTDVSRWDLVLPTLLQGIPMAMFFVPLTSIILSGLPPEKIPAAAGLSNFGRTFCGAVGTSLISNAWNDRTILHHMRLTEQASVTNPVFTQQVDATRSLLHLNPDSALALFNASVDSQAAVMGLNDIFYVSAIIFIAIIPLIWITKPARSGGGDADAAAAGAH; this comes from the coding sequence ATGTCATCTCCGTCACCCCAGGCGCCGCTGTCGGGCGGCAAGCTCGCGATCGGCACGATCGCGGTATCGCTCGCCATGTTCATGAACGTGCTCGACTCGTCGATCGCAAACGTCGCGATCCCGACGATCTCGGGCGACCTCGGCGTGTCGGTCGACGAAGGCACGTGGGTGATCACGATCTTCGCGGCCGCGAACGCGGTATCGATTCCGCTGACCGGCTGGCTCACGCAGCGCTTCGGCCAGGTGCGCCTGTTCGTCACGTCGATCCTGCTGTTCGTGTTCGCGTCGTGGCTGTGCGGGATCGCGCCGAACCTGCCGACGCTGCTCGCCGCGCGGATCCTGCAGGGTGCGGTCGCCGGGCCGCTCGCACCGCTGTCGCAGGCGCTGCTGCTCGGCGCGTGGCCACGGCAGAAATCGTCGAGCGCGCTCGCGCTGTGGTCGATGACGGCGCTCGTCGGCCCCATCGCGGGGCCGTCGCTCGGCGGCTGGATCACGTACGACTACAACTGGTCGTGGATCTTCTACATCAACATTCCGGTGGGCTTCTTTGCGGCGGCCGTCACGTGGATCGTGTTCCGCGACCGCGAATCGGCCACGCGCCGCCTGCCGATCGACACGGTCGGCCTGCTGTTGCTCGTGCTGTGGGTCGCGTCGCTGCAGATCATGCTGGACAAGGGCAAGGATCTCGACTGGTTCAACTCGCCCGTCGTCGTCGCGCTCGGCATCGTCGCGCTGATCGGCTTCGCGTTCTTCCTCGTGTGGGAACTGCACGAGGCCAACCCGATCGTCGACTTGCGGCTCTTCACGCAGCGCAACTTCGCGGGCGGCACGATCGCGATCTCGGTCGCGTACGGGATGTTCTTCGGCACGCTCGTGCTGCTGCCGCAATGGATGCAAGGCTATCTCGGCTACCGCGCGGTCGATTCGGGGCTCGCGACCGCGCCGCTCGGGCTGTTCGCGGTCCTGCTCACGCCGGTCATGGGGCGCCTGCTGCCGCGCACCGACCCGCGCTTCATCGCGACGCTCGCGTTCGTCGGCTTCGCGGTCGTGTTCATGATGCGCACGACGTTCTACACCGACGTGTCGCGCTGGGACCTCGTGCTGCCGACGCTGCTGCAGGGCATTCCGATGGCGATGTTCTTCGTGCCGCTGACGTCGATCATCCTGTCCGGCCTGCCGCCCGAAAAGATCCCGGCCGCGGCCGGCCTGTCGAATTTCGGCCGAACGTTCTGCGGCGCGGTGGGCACGTCGCTGATCAGCAATGCGTGGAACGACCGCACGATCCTGCATCACATGCGGCTCACCGAACAGGCGAGCGTCACCAATCCGGTCTTCACGCAGCAGGTCGACGCGACCCGTTCATTGCTGCACCTGAACCCCGATTCGGCGCTCGCGCTCTTCAACGCATCGGTCGATTCGCAGGCGGCCGTGATGGGGTTGAACGACATCTTCTACGTGTCGGCGATCATCTTCATCGCGATCATCCCGCTGATCTGGATCACGAAGCCGGCTCGCTCGGGCGGCGGCGATGCCGACGCGGCGGCGGCCGGCGCACATTGA
- a CDS encoding LysR family transcriptional regulator — translation MDLESIRIFLRVVERGSFTAAATQLDMPLSRVSRKVRQLEDDLGVQLLYRTTRRVSVTEAGRDYYERCLRAEEILLDADRQVRALRTEPEGTLRVLVPYAIGLLELEPALAEFRRRYPLVQLVLIYDNSALDLVEHGFDVALRTGVLTDSGYVARSLGWSHAKLAASPHYLDRVGRPQTPQDLADHDILFVGRDTPGLTLRLTNAAGDVADVPVRPVLISNESVTVLRQAASGGGIALISTHFTTRRLANNELEIVLPDWHRTDDVELHALYPKRATLDSKVRAFVEFLTDVFTAWRTAP, via the coding sequence ATGGACCTCGAAAGCATCCGGATATTCTTGCGCGTGGTGGAACGCGGCAGCTTCACCGCCGCCGCCACGCAACTCGACATGCCGCTCAGTCGCGTGAGCCGCAAGGTCAGGCAGCTCGAGGACGACCTCGGCGTCCAGCTGCTGTACCGCACGACACGCCGCGTGTCCGTCACCGAAGCCGGGCGCGACTATTACGAGCGCTGCCTGCGCGCCGAGGAAATCCTGCTCGACGCCGACCGCCAGGTGCGCGCGCTGCGCACCGAGCCCGAAGGCACGCTGCGCGTGCTGGTGCCCTACGCGATCGGCCTGCTGGAACTGGAGCCCGCGCTCGCGGAGTTTCGCCGGCGCTACCCGCTGGTCCAGCTCGTGCTGATCTACGACAACAGCGCGCTCGATCTCGTCGAGCACGGCTTCGACGTCGCACTGCGCACGGGCGTGCTGACCGATTCCGGCTATGTCGCGCGCTCGCTCGGCTGGTCGCACGCGAAGCTCGCGGCCAGCCCGCATTATCTCGACCGCGTCGGCCGGCCGCAGACGCCGCAGGATCTCGCCGATCACGACATCCTGTTCGTCGGCCGCGACACGCCCGGCCTGACGCTGCGCCTCACGAACGCGGCCGGCGACGTCGCCGACGTGCCGGTGCGGCCCGTGCTGATCTCGAACGAATCGGTCACGGTGCTGCGCCAGGCGGCGAGCGGCGGCGGCATCGCGCTGATCTCCACGCACTTCACCACGCGGCGGCTTGCGAACAACGAACTCGAAATCGTGCTGCCCGACTGGCACCGCACCGACGACGTCGAGCTGCACGCGCTCTACCCGAAGCGCGCGACGCTCGACAGCAAGGTGCGCGCATTCGTCGAATTCCTGACGGACGTCTTCACCGCGTGGCGGACCGCGCCGTAA
- a CDS encoding FdhF/YdeP family oxidoreductase, whose translation MKKKSATARIEPYTHPAAGWGALKAVTINLIKEKVAGGNYRTLLRQNQPDGFDCPGCAWPDRQHASTFEFCENGVKAVAAEATSKRVTPEFFAAHTVTELLEQSDFELEQHGRLTDPMVYDAQTDRYVPIAWDDAFELIARHLRALPDPNQAAFYTSGRASNEAAFLYQLLVRLYGTNNFPDCSNMCHEATSRGLPASVGVGKGTVTLDDFEHADTLLIFGQNPATNHPRMMGELRECAKRGATIVSINPLKERGLERFADPQSPIEMLTMSGTKIASTFIQPTIGGDFALIKGMAKRVLELDDAARAAGAPRVLDTAFIGEHTAGFDAFADDLRAESWSALTAESGVPYEQIDSLAQLYARSERVIATWGMGITQHKHSVATVQMLTNLMLMRGNIGRPGAGLCPVRGHSNVQGNRTVGIEEKPSQAFLDRLGHVFDFEPPRHHGYDVVETIEGMLEGHVKVLIGLGGNFAMATPDTPRTWEGMRRCDLSVHITTKLNRSHLIHGRDALILPTLGRTEIDLQDNVAQGVTVEDSMSMVHVSYGMNKPASPNLMSEPAIVAHMGHALFGSGKIDWLAYKDDYAKIRDAIEATLDGFYDYNTRIARPGGFHLRVASRDREWLTPTGKANFIAHALPTDTPIQRARALHGERLMTLMTTRSHDQYNTTVYGLDDRYRGVFGQRRVVFANRDDLAMLGLKAGEWVDMETVWHDGIERRADGFLLVEYDIPRGCIGAYYPETNPLVPLDSVGDVCNTPTSKSVPVLLHRAAAPASIAA comes from the coding sequence ATGAAAAAGAAATCCGCCACCGCGCGCATCGAACCGTACACCCACCCGGCCGCCGGCTGGGGCGCGCTGAAAGCCGTCACGATCAACCTGATCAAGGAAAAGGTCGCTGGCGGCAACTACCGTACGCTGCTGCGCCAGAACCAGCCGGACGGCTTCGACTGCCCCGGCTGCGCGTGGCCCGACCGCCAGCACGCATCGACGTTCGAATTCTGCGAAAACGGCGTGAAGGCGGTGGCCGCCGAAGCGACGAGCAAGCGCGTGACGCCCGAATTCTTCGCCGCGCACACGGTCACCGAGCTGCTCGAACAGTCGGATTTCGAACTCGAACAGCACGGCCGCCTCACCGACCCGATGGTGTACGACGCGCAAACCGACCGCTACGTGCCGATCGCATGGGACGACGCGTTCGAACTGATCGCGCGCCACCTGCGCGCGTTGCCCGACCCGAACCAGGCCGCGTTCTACACGTCCGGCCGCGCGAGCAACGAAGCGGCGTTCCTGTACCAGTTGCTGGTGCGCCTGTACGGCACGAACAACTTCCCCGACTGCTCGAACATGTGCCACGAGGCGACGAGCCGCGGGCTGCCGGCCTCGGTCGGCGTCGGCAAGGGCACCGTCACGCTCGACGATTTCGAGCACGCGGACACGCTGCTGATCTTCGGCCAGAACCCCGCGACCAACCACCCGCGGATGATGGGCGAGTTGCGCGAATGCGCGAAGCGCGGCGCGACGATCGTCTCGATCAACCCGCTGAAGGAGCGCGGCCTCGAACGCTTCGCCGATCCGCAAAGCCCCATCGAGATGCTGACGATGTCGGGCACGAAGATCGCGTCGACGTTCATCCAGCCGACGATCGGCGGCGATTTCGCGCTGATCAAGGGGATGGCGAAGCGCGTGCTCGAACTCGACGATGCCGCGCGCGCCGCCGGTGCGCCGCGTGTGCTCGACACCGCGTTCATCGGCGAGCACACGGCCGGCTTCGACGCGTTCGCCGACGATCTTCGCGCCGAAAGCTGGTCCGCGCTGACCGCCGAAAGCGGCGTGCCGTACGAGCAGATCGACAGCCTCGCGCAGCTCTATGCGCGCAGCGAACGCGTGATCGCGACGTGGGGCATGGGCATCACGCAGCACAAGCATTCGGTCGCGACCGTGCAGATGCTGACCAACCTGATGCTGATGCGCGGCAACATCGGCCGCCCCGGCGCGGGCCTGTGCCCGGTGCGCGGCCACTCGAACGTGCAGGGCAACCGCACGGTCGGCATCGAGGAAAAACCGTCGCAGGCGTTCCTCGACCGCCTCGGCCACGTGTTCGACTTCGAACCGCCGCGCCACCACGGCTACGACGTGGTCGAGACGATCGAAGGGATGCTCGAGGGCCACGTGAAGGTGCTGATCGGCCTCGGCGGCAACTTCGCGATGGCGACGCCCGACACGCCGCGCACGTGGGAAGGCATGCGCCGTTGCGATCTGTCGGTGCACATCACGACCAAGCTGAACCGCAGCCACCTGATCCACGGCCGCGACGCGCTGATCCTGCCGACGCTCGGCCGCACCGAGATCGACCTGCAGGACAACGTCGCGCAAGGCGTGACGGTCGAGGATTCGATGAGCATGGTCCACGTTTCGTACGGGATGAACAAGCCGGCTTCGCCGAACCTGATGTCGGAGCCTGCCATCGTCGCGCACATGGGCCATGCGCTGTTCGGCAGCGGCAAGATCGACTGGCTCGCGTACAAGGACGACTACGCGAAGATCCGCGACGCGATCGAGGCGACGCTCGACGGCTTCTACGACTACAACACGCGTATCGCGCGGCCGGGCGGCTTCCACCTGCGCGTCGCGTCGCGCGACCGTGAATGGCTCACGCCGACGGGCAAGGCGAACTTCATCGCGCACGCATTGCCGACCGACACGCCGATCCAGCGCGCCCGCGCGCTGCACGGCGAACGGCTGATGACGCTGATGACGACGCGCTCGCACGACCAGTACAACACGACCGTCTACGGGCTCGACGACCGCTATCGCGGCGTGTTCGGCCAGCGCCGCGTGGTGTTCGCCAACCGCGACGATCTCGCGATGCTCGGCCTGAAGGCCGGCGAATGGGTCGACATGGAAACCGTGTGGCACGACGGCATCGAGCGGCGCGCCGACGGCTTCCTGCTCGTCGAGTACGACATCCCGCGCGGCTGCATCGGTGCGTACTACCCGGAAACCAACCCGCTCGTGCCGCTCGACAGCGTCGGCGACGTGTGCAACACGCCGACGTCGAAGTCGGTGCCCGTGCTGCTGCATCGCGCGGCCGCGCCGGCGTCGATCGCCGCCTGA